One genomic window of Parasteatoda tepidariorum isolate YZ-2023 chromosome 9, CAS_Ptep_4.0, whole genome shotgun sequence includes the following:
- the LOC107444201 gene encoding chymotrypsin-like protease CTRL-1 — translation MWQHFLKYCPVLFIFIKSVFSQDDHCECLEYWDCIFKGGQPFAYCDYTQKVLCCFAKSNNEVAGILPKNSKLTSCGRKGADSGKDGHSEPGEWAWHVAILEKPLDLYVCGGSLVDEYWILTAAHCVDDYSSAKFLKIRVGEHDVSSTVEQHPYDEYDASRIVLHPSFNNETLENDIALVRVSLAVRKKPHINIICLPQTKTEENELLSSSCYITGWGRRTETSNHSFVLKEVNVPIWRQDRCESSLQLQFGTEFVLPSSSLCAGAEGRDACDGDGGGPLVCNKNSVWYQLGVISFGIGCGRKNTPGVYTRVQSFSSWIHETVFNNLG, via the exons ATGTGGCAGCATTTCCTGAAGTATTGTCCTgtgctgtttatttttattaagtctgTCTTTTCACAAG ATGACCATTGTGAGTGCCTAGAATACTGGGATTGCATATTCAAAGGTGGTCAACCGTTTGCTTACTGTGACTACACCCAAAAAGTGTTGTGCTGCTTTGCTAAAAGTAACAACGAGGTAGCTGGAATACTACCGAAGAACAGCAAACTCACATCTTGTGGCAGGAAAGGGGCGGACAGTGGAAAAGACGGACACTCTGAACCAGGGGAATGGGCCTGGCAt GTTGCAATATTGGAGAAACCTTTGGATTTGTATGTCTGTGGTGGATCCTTAGTGGACGAATACTGGATCCTAACTGCTGCTCACTGTGTCGATGATTA CTCATCAgcgaagtttttgaaaattcgtGTGGGAGAGCATGATGTTTCATCTACTGTAGAGCAACACCCCTATGATGAGTATGACGCTTCCAGGATTGTCCTCCATCCCAGTTTCAACAATGAGACCCTGGAGAATGACATTGCCCTGGTGAGGGTGTCTTTGGCTGTTCGAAAGAAACCACACATCAACATCATCTGCCTGCCACAAACAAAAACTGAAGAGAATGAACTACTCTCTTCCTCCTGTTATATAACAGGATGGGGAAGAAGGACGGAAA CCTCGAATCACTCATTTGTGTTGAAAGAAGTGAATGTGCCAATATGGAGACAAGATCGATGTGAATCTTCACTGCAATTACAATTTGGAACAGAATTTGTTCTGCCCAGCAGTTCCTTGTGCGCTGGCGCAGAAGGAAGAGACGCTTGTGat GGAGACGGAGGTGGCCCATTGGTTTGCAACAAGAATTCTGTTTGGTACCAATTGGGAGTGATATCTTTTGGCATTGGCTGCGGTAGGAAGAATACACCAGGAGTCTACACTAGGGTACAATCTTTCTCTTCCTGGATTCATGAGACAGTCTTTAACAATTTAGGATAG